Proteins co-encoded in one Bemisia tabaci chromosome 9, PGI_BMITA_v3 genomic window:
- the LOC109034651 gene encoding uncharacterized protein, producing the protein MHKALLSRSLLTALATLSTLPFSASTLYRKTREDQYYYRRYGNSYPSAHGGAGEDAQPRQIPSPKYIPGSKYPTEGQWVKLDPIDYHYPKPSYDSNSGFRPNDSPYPDSRPKFFQSDHRYSPSGHSGYPSGPSSYPYPSGPSSAYHPPSGPSSAYHPSSGSSYHHRPSVSGSGYPYNSGSWNSHHGISSYGWDKRPTDSLCGVCPGTSGSTGGLGGVGVSPQRGEYRGNGYDNLSPEWAIRQMKHHGGGSYSHSARPQWDSWNKYPPPADYNRGTDDRGNAGSSWSSGSGYGGTSGAGVSSWGDKRPDQDRRPYSPRPYDDRKGIYPVKSTPGTGYWDSHPPREIGWDPEDGRVGVVSGWIGGQKGGSKGGYKGGYDDYDRKDGDVGRVTSGYVFVPNAIEAKPWDATTKGYSKPASWGAGYDRDYASRWDYNAPMSHDRKPQGYDHMPDRFDRRPDGWDARPGGYDTRPGGYDTRPGGYDTRPGGYDSRPGGYDSRPGGYDSRPGGYDSRPGGYDTRTGGYDSRPGGYDSRPGGYDTRPSGYDTRPGGYDSKPGGYDARPGFDRRPDGYDRGSEGCRTGCGRPGDTLHGHDWRESGSSQDGYPSKRPDHSFPPSGPGNYDSSTRFQNDRLPAPTPTRFNGHSGIGASTEYGYVYRGSYQQDRDQVVSTTISSLPVSTTIVPSTTLPPE; encoded by the exons GCTCTGCTTTCACGATCTCTGCTGACGGCGTTGGCGACGCTGTCGACGCTCCCCTTCTCGGCGAGCACCCTCTACCGAAAGACCCGAGAGGATCAGTACTACTACCGTCGCTACGGGAACAGCTACCCTTCGGCCCACGGCGGCGCCGGCGAGGACGCCCAGCCCCGGCAAATCCCCAGCCCCAAGTACATCCCGGGCTCCAAATACCCCACCGAGGGGCAATGGGTCAAACTGGACCCCATCGACTACCACTACCCCAAGCCGAGCTACGACTCCAACTCCGGCTTCCGGCCCAACGACTCGCCCTACCCGGACTCGAGGCCAAAGTTCTTCCAATCGGACCACCGCTACTCCCCCAGCGGGCACAGTGGCTACCCCTCCGGCCCGTCATCCTACCCCTACCCCTCCGGCCCTTCCTCCGCCTACCACCCACCCTCCGGCCCTTCCTCCGCCTACCACCCATCCTCCGGCTCGTCGTATCATCATAGACCCTCCGTCTCCGGCTCGGGTTACCCGTACAACTCGGGTTCCTGGAACTCCCACCATGGGATCTCCTCCTACGGCTGGGACAAGCGGCCAACCGACTCGCTCTGTGGGGTTTGCCCCGGGACTTCTGGGAGTACGGGCGGTCTGGGGGGTGTGGGTGTTTCCCCCCAAAGGGGCGAGTACCGCGGCAACGGGTACGATAACCTGAGCCCCGAGTGGGCGATCCGCCAGATGAAGCACCACGGTGGGGGAAGCTACTCGCATTCGGCCCGACCTCAGTGGGACAGTTGGAACAAGTACCCGCCTCCGGCGGACTACAACCGTGGGACCGACGACCGAGGCAACGCTGGGAGTAGCTGGAGCTCGGGGTCCGGCTACGGGGGGACGAGCGGTGCGGGGGTGTCGTCGTGGGGGGACAAGCGCCCCGATCAGGATCGGCGACCCTACTCGCCGCGCCCTTACGACGACCGGAAGGGCATCTACCCGGTGAAGTCGACCCCAGGGACGGGCTACTGGGACAGCCACCCGCCGCGGGAGATCGGCTGGGACCCGGAGGACGGCCGCGTGGGCGTGGTGTCCGGCTGGATCGGAGGGCAGAAAGGGGGCAGCAAGGGGGGCTACAAGGGGGGCTACGACGACTACGATCGGAAGGACGGCGACGTGGGCCGCGTGACGTCGGGGTACGTCTTCGTGCCGAACGCGATCGAGGCGAAGCCGTGGGACGCCACGACGAAGGGCTACTCCAAGCCCGCCAGCTGGGGCGCCGGCTACGATCGAGACTACGCCTCCAGGTGGGACTACAACGCCCCTATGTCGCATGACAGGAAACCTCAGGGCTACGATCACATGCCGGACAGGTTCGACAGAAGACCGGATGGATGGGACGCCAGACCGGGAGGCTATGACACTAGACCTGGTGGGTATGACACTAGACCGGGTGGGTATGACACTAGACCAGGTGGGTACGACTCTCGGCCTGGTGGGTATGACAGTAGGCCTGGTGGGTATGACAGTAGGCCTGGCGGGTATGACAGTAGACCTGGCGGGTATGATACTCGAACTGGAGGATATGACAGTAGACCAGGGGGATATGACAGTAGACCGGGCGGGTACGATACCAGGCCAAGTGGATATGATACGAGGCCTGGAGGATATGACTCCAAGCCAGGTGGATATGATGCCAGGCCTGGATTCGACAGGAGACCAGACGGGTACGACAGAGGGTCGGAGGGCTGCAGGACAGGTTGCGGACGGCCGGGTGACACGCTCCACGGACATGACTGGCGAGAGAGCGGAAGCAGTCAGGATGGATACCCTTCCAAGAG GCCAGACCATTCCTTCCCGCCTTCAGGCCCTGGCAACTATGACAGTTCAACCCGATTCCAAAATGACAGACTGCCAGCTCCTACACCCACCCGATTCAATGGACACAGCGGTATAGGAGCATCGACAGAATATGGATACGTCTACAGAGGCTCTTACCAGCAGGATAGAGACCAAGTTGTTTCCACCACTATTTCGTCGCTTCCTGTCTCCACTACCATTGTCCCATCAACAACCCTCCCACCGGAGTAA